One region of Hemiscyllium ocellatum isolate sHemOce1 chromosome 32, sHemOce1.pat.X.cur, whole genome shotgun sequence genomic DNA includes:
- the LOC132831030 gene encoding F-box/LRR-repeat protein 20 isoform X2 → MDAQKSQMRKTCTSLSKFCSKLRSLDLASCTSITNLSLKALSEGCPLLEQLNISWCDQVTKDGIQALVRGCGGLKALFLKGCTQLEDEALKYIGAHCPELVTLNLQTCSQITDEGLITICRGCHKLQSLCVSGCSNITDAILNALGQNCIRLRILEIARCSQLTDVGFTTLARNCHELEKMDLEECVQITDNTLIQLSIYCPRLQVLSLSHCELITDDGIRHLGNGACAHDRLEVIELDNCPLITDASLEHLKNCHSLERIELYDCQQITRAGIKRLRTHLPNIKVHAYFAPVTPPASVSGGRQRFCKCCIVL, encoded by the exons AACCTGTACTAGTCTAAGTAAATTCTGCTCCAAGCTAAGAAGTCTCGACCTAGCTTCATGCACATCTATAACAAACCTTTCTTTGAAAGCTCTGAG tgagggatgtcCACTTCTAGAACAGCTGAATATATCCTGGTGTGACCAGGTGACGAAGGATGGGATACAGGCACTAGTGAGAGGCTGCGGTGgattgaaggctctgtttcttAAAGGATGTACACAG ctaGAAGATGAAGCTCTGAAATACATTGGTGCTCACTGTCCTGAGTTGGTCACGCTGAACCTCCAGACTTGCTCA CAAATCACAGATGAGGGACTGATTACAATTTGCAGAGGATGTCATAAACTCCAATCACTGTGTGTCTCTGGTTGCAGTAACATCACTGATGCTATTTTGAATGCACTGGGACAGAATTGCATTCGACTTAG GATATTAGAAATTGCTAGATGTTCACAGTTAACAGATGTGGGCTTTACAACATTAGCTCGG AATTGCCATGAACTTGAGAAGATGGATTTGGAAGAGTGTGTTCAG aTTACAGACAATACTTTAATTCAGCTTTCCATCTACTGCCCACGGCTTCAAGTATTG AGTTTATCGCACTGTGAATTGATCACTGACGACGGAATTCGCCATCTCGGGAATGGGGCCTGTGCTCACGATCGATTAGAAGTGATTGAATTAGATAACTGCCCGCTGATCACTGATGCATCACTCGAACATCTAAAGAACTGTCATAGTCTGGAGAGAATAGAGCTATATGACTGTCAACAAATAACCCGTGCTGGGATCAAGAGACTTCGG ACGCACCTACCAAACATCAAAGTCCATGCTTACTTCGCCCCAGTGACCCCTCCTGCATCAGTGAGTGGTGGTCGCCAGCGTTTCTGCAAGTGCTGCATCGTTCTATGA